The proteins below are encoded in one region of Rhizobium sp. 9140:
- the sppA gene encoding signal peptide peptidase SppA — protein MDPLAFVDRRQLRRKLGFWRLVAIGLIVLVAIGAYVAIAQSRSGVLGASQVARVTISGIILDDRELIERLDRIAKADQVKGLIVSINSPGGSTFGGETLYDAIRKVAEKKPVVSDVRTLAASAGYMVALAGDRIIAGDTSITGSIGVLFQYPQVKTLLDKLGVSLEEIKSAPLKAEPSPFHPPSDAAKAVIQSMIDDSYAWFVDLVAERREIPREVALRLGDGRIFTGRQAIDLNLIDELGGEREIRNYFKSRDVVDTLPIVDWEKPETALPFGLGSLAAIFAKSLGFDGFPFSGNLSQDKLFLDGLVSVWQVGRD, from the coding sequence ATGGATCCTCTCGCATTCGTCGATCGGCGGCAGCTTCGGCGCAAGCTTGGTTTCTGGCGCCTCGTGGCGATCGGCCTCATCGTGCTCGTCGCCATCGGCGCCTATGTCGCCATCGCGCAGTCGCGCTCGGGTGTGCTCGGCGCAAGCCAGGTCGCGCGCGTCACCATCTCCGGCATCATTCTCGATGATCGCGAACTGATCGAACGGCTCGACCGCATCGCCAAGGCCGATCAGGTCAAGGGCCTGATCGTCAGCATCAATTCGCCTGGCGGCTCCACCTTCGGCGGCGAGACGCTCTACGATGCGATCCGCAAGGTTGCCGAGAAGAAGCCGGTCGTATCCGACGTCCGGACGCTGGCCGCGTCCGCTGGCTACATGGTGGCGCTGGCTGGCGACCGGATCATCGCCGGCGACACCTCCATCACCGGCTCCATCGGCGTCCTCTTCCAGTATCCGCAGGTCAAGACGCTGCTCGACAAGCTCGGTGTATCGCTGGAGGAGATCAAATCGGCGCCGCTAAAGGCCGAGCCGTCGCCGTTCCATCCCCCGAGCGACGCGGCAAAGGCCGTGATCCAGTCGATGATCGACGACAGCTATGCCTGGTTCGTGGATCTCGTCGCGGAACGCCGCGAGATCCCGCGCGAGGTAGCGCTTCGTCTCGGCGATGGCCGCATTTTCACGGGGCGGCAGGCGATCGACCTGAACCTCATCGACGAACTCGGCGGCGAGCGCGAGATCCGCAACTATTTCAAGAGCCGGGATGTTGTCGATACACTGCCGATCGTCGATTGGGAAAAGCCGGAAACCGCGCTGCCCTTCGGGCTTGGCTCACTGGCCGCTATCTTTGCCAAATCGTTGGGATTTGACGGTTTTCCCTTTTCGGGAAATCTGTCGCAGGACAAGTTGTTTCTTGACGGTCTCGTTTCCGTTTGGCAGGTTGGCCGCGATTGA
- a CDS encoding integration host factor subunit beta produces the protein MIKSELVQIVAARNPHLYHRDVENIVNAVLDEITDALAAGNRVELRGFGAFSVKNRPSRSGRNPRTGDSVFVEEKWVPFFKTGKELRERLNPGSDADVDEEDED, from the coding sequence GTGATCAAGTCGGAACTGGTGCAGATCGTGGCGGCGCGAAATCCGCACCTCTATCACCGCGATGTCGAGAACATCGTCAACGCCGTTCTCGATGAGATTACGGATGCGCTGGCGGCGGGCAATCGCGTCGAGCTGCGCGGCTTCGGCGCCTTCTCCGTCAAGAACCGTCCGTCCCGCTCGGGTCGCAACCCCCGCACGGGCGATAGCGTCTTCGTCGAGGAAAAATGGGTGCCGTTCTTCAAGACCGGCAAGGAGTTGCGCGAGCGGCTGAACCCGGGCTCCGACGCTGACGTGGACGAGGAAGACGAAGATTGA
- a CDS encoding DUF1049 domain-containing protein, which produces MLRKILNIVVLVPLGIVLVVLCVANRQPVTLGFNPFDPSDTVLAVSAPFFVFLFLAAILGLVIGASAVWFSQGKYRKRSRVEAKEALKWHTEAEKRRLQQEAIVSAQAANPVADRPAFQGSTPTMIAAQQK; this is translated from the coding sequence ATGCTGCGTAAAATTCTGAACATCGTCGTCCTCGTTCCGCTCGGGATCGTGCTCGTCGTGCTCTGTGTTGCCAACCGGCAACCGGTCACGCTGGGCTTCAATCCGTTCGATCCGTCCGACACGGTCCTGGCAGTATCAGCCCCCTTCTTCGTCTTCCTGTTTCTCGCCGCCATTCTCGGCCTCGTCATCGGCGCTTCTGCCGTCTGGTTCAGCCAGGGCAAGTATCGCAAGCGCTCGCGTGTCGAAGCGAAGGAAGCGCTGAAGTGGCACACGGAAGCAGAAAAGCGCCGCCTGCAGCAGGAGGCGATCGTCTCGGCCCAGGCCGCAAATCCCGTTGCCGATCGCCCGGCCTTCCAGGGATCGACACCGACGATGATCGCCGCCCAGCAGAAATAA
- a CDS encoding CoxG family protein: MDMTGEERISAPRDAVWAALNDPEVLRDCIPGCTRLEWTSPTTLDAVVTVKFGFMSMAFSGVITLSNMNPPESYTISGEGKGGLAGYAKGGADVRLVEDGEDTILHYAIIADVSGKIASLGSTLVKSGANRIASRFFSDFTAAANAKAAAA; this comes from the coding sequence ATGGACATGACCGGTGAAGAGCGGATCTCCGCACCGCGCGACGCTGTCTGGGCGGCGCTCAACGATCCCGAGGTGCTCAGGGATTGCATTCCCGGCTGCACGCGTCTCGAATGGACATCGCCGACGACGCTCGATGCGGTGGTCACCGTAAAGTTCGGCTTCATGTCGATGGCGTTTTCGGGCGTCATCACGCTCTCGAACATGAACCCGCCCGAGAGCTACACGATCTCGGGAGAGGGCAAAGGCGGCCTTGCCGGGTACGCCAAAGGCGGCGCGGATGTGCGGCTGGTGGAGGACGGCGAGGACACTATCCTGCATTACGCCATAATCGCGGATGTCTCCGGAAAAATTGCATCGCTCGGATCGACGCTTGTAAAATCCGGCGCAAACCGAATCGCGAGCCGCTTTTTTTCCGACTTCACCGCGGCCGCCAATGCCAAAGCGGCAGCGGCCTGA
- a CDS encoding class I SAM-dependent rRNA methyltransferase: MDATVAPPFKAGGKPAAQEPYGQRSSSRPQPASPRPSPSEARQEAPAPVTLRPRTGDKPTERVPVILETAGEADYRLIDSGDALKLEQYGPYTIVRPEAQALWPKSQVPLWERADAIFTGDTDEDGMGRWRFPHDMLGETWPMRLLDAEFFGRFTSFRHVGVFPEQLAHWRWMKAQVETAGRPLKVLNLFGYTGVASLIAAKAGAEVTHVDASKKAIGWGRENQALGRGESLPIRWICDDAMKFIQREERRGSRYDIILTDPPKFGRGPNGEVWHLFDHLAGMLDICRELLSDDARGLVLTAYSIRASFYSIHELMREVMRGRGGVVESGELILRESAGSKQDGEAGSGRALSTSLFSRWVPK; encoded by the coding sequence CTGGATGCGACCGTCGCGCCGCCCTTCAAGGCGGGAGGAAAGCCCGCAGCGCAGGAGCCGTACGGCCAGCGTTCGTCCAGCCGCCCGCAGCCGGCCTCTCCGCGTCCATCCCCGTCTGAGGCTCGGCAGGAAGCGCCTGCGCCCGTGACCCTGCGCCCCCGCACTGGAGACAAGCCCACCGAGCGCGTGCCGGTCATTCTGGAAACCGCAGGCGAGGCCGATTATCGCCTGATCGACAGCGGCGACGCCCTGAAGCTGGAGCAATACGGTCCCTACACGATCGTCCGTCCGGAGGCGCAGGCCCTGTGGCCGAAGTCGCAGGTCCCCCTCTGGGAGCGCGCGGATGCGATTTTTACCGGCGACACGGATGAAGACGGCATGGGCCGCTGGCGCTTCCCGCACGATATGCTCGGCGAGACCTGGCCGATGCGCCTGCTCGATGCCGAATTCTTCGGCCGCTTCACCTCTTTCCGCCATGTCGGTGTCTTCCCCGAGCAGCTGGCGCACTGGCGCTGGATGAAAGCGCAGGTCGAGACGGCCGGTCGGCCGCTGAAGGTGCTGAACCTCTTCGGCTATACCGGCGTCGCATCGTTGATCGCGGCGAAGGCCGGGGCCGAGGTAACCCATGTCGATGCCTCGAAGAAGGCGATCGGCTGGGGGCGCGAGAACCAGGCACTCGGCCGGGGCGAAAGCCTGCCGATCCGCTGGATCTGCGACGATGCCATGAAATTCATCCAGCGCGAGGAGCGCCGCGGCAGCCGCTATGACATCATCCTCACCGATCCGCCGAAGTTCGGCCGCGGTCCGAACGGCGAGGTTTGGCACCTTTTCGATCACCTTGCCGGCATGCTGGATATCTGCCGCGAACTTCTGTCCGACGATGCACGCGGTCTCGTTCTCACAGCCTATTCCATCCGGGCAAGCTTCTATTCGATCCACGAGCTGATGCGCGAAGTCATGCGCGGCCGCGGCGGCGTCGTCGAATCCGGCGAACTGATCCTGCGCGAGTCCGCGGGGTCGAAACAGGATGGCGAGGCCGGCTCCGGCCGGGCGCTGTCCACCTCTCTCTTCAGCCGATGGGTGCCGAAATGA
- a CDS encoding TrmH family RNA methyltransferase — protein sequence MSSDYSDGNPRAQVGRGEGRVGQVKEVTSLANPIIKDIRALTQKKARDESGTFIAEGLKLVIDAVELGWAIRTLVYAKAAKGKKPVDDIAARTVARGGLVLEVSEKVIATVTRRDNPQMVVGVFEQRYGNLRDIKPRANETYVALDRVRDPGNLGTIIRTADAAGVSGVILIGETTDPFSLETVRATMGSVFAVPVFRASVAEFLAWQKQAGVMVVGTHLAGAVDYRTIDYRPRPVVVLMGNEQAGLPDELAAKADRLARIPQAGRADSLNLAIATGVMLFEARRHLLTLDERG from the coding sequence ATGAGCAGCGATTATAGCGACGGCAATCCGCGCGCACAGGTGGGGCGCGGCGAGGGTCGTGTGGGCCAGGTCAAGGAGGTCACGAGCCTTGCCAATCCGATCATCAAGGACATCCGCGCGCTGACGCAGAAGAAGGCGCGCGACGAGAGCGGCACGTTCATTGCCGAAGGGCTGAAGCTCGTCATCGATGCGGTCGAACTCGGCTGGGCCATCCGTACGCTGGTCTATGCCAAGGCCGCAAAGGGCAAGAAGCCCGTTGATGACATCGCCGCGCGCACCGTGGCCCGCGGTGGCCTCGTGCTGGAGGTCAGCGAAAAGGTCATCGCCACCGTCACCCGCCGCGACAATCCGCAGATGGTCGTCGGCGTGTTCGAGCAGCGCTATGGAAATCTGAGGGACATCAAGCCGCGCGCGAACGAGACCTATGTGGCGCTCGACAGGGTGCGCGATCCGGGCAACCTCGGCACCATCATCCGCACGGCGGATGCGGCCGGCGTCTCCGGCGTCATCCTCATCGGCGAGACGACGGATCCGTTCTCGCTCGAAACCGTGCGCGCGACCATGGGCTCGGTCTTTGCCGTGCCGGTGTTCCGCGCCAGCGTGGCCGAGTTCCTCGCCTGGCAGAAGCAGGCGGGTGTCATGGTCGTCGGCACGCATCTGGCCGGTGCCGTCGATTACCGCACGATCGATTACCGGCCCCGCCCGGTCGTCGTCCTCATGGGCAACGAGCAGGCCGGCCTTCCGGACGAGCTTGCAGCCAAGGCCGACAGACTTGCCCGCATTCCGCAGGCAGGACGCGCGGATTCGCTCAACCTCGCCATCGCCACCGGCGTCATGCTCTTCGAGGCCCGCCGCCATCTGCTGACACTGGACGAGCGCGGATGA
- the lspA gene encoding signal peptidase II, translating into MTESQTPLSPAAPGSRPTLFSRPWPIAIFIIVALLLDQAIKQAVEAYLPMEEAVHVIPMLALYRVYNYGVAFSMLSGMEGWFIVGMRLVVVGFVLWLWRRTPKDRFFAHLGYAMIIAGALGNLVDRFLYGYVIDYILFYTETWSFAVFNLADAFITVGAGAIVLDEILQAKKRDR; encoded by the coding sequence ATGACCGAAAGCCAGACGCCTCTTTCGCCCGCCGCGCCCGGCAGCCGCCCAACCCTGTTTTCGCGCCCCTGGCCGATTGCGATCTTCATCATCGTCGCTCTGCTTCTCGATCAGGCGATCAAGCAGGCGGTGGAGGCCTACCTGCCGATGGAGGAGGCCGTTCACGTCATCCCCATGTTGGCGCTCTACCGCGTCTATAATTACGGTGTCGCCTTTTCCATGCTGTCGGGCATGGAGGGCTGGTTCATCGTCGGCATGCGCCTCGTGGTGGTCGGTTTCGTGCTCTGGCTCTGGCGCCGGACGCCGAAGGACAGGTTCTTCGCCCATCTCGGCTATGCGATGATCATCGCCGGTGCGCTCGGCAATCTGGTCGACCGGTTTCTCTATGGCTATGTGATCGACTATATCCTGTTTTACACCGAGACATGGTCCTTCGCCGTCTTCAACCTCGCCGATGCCTTCATCACTGTCGGGGCCGGTGCGATTGTGCTGGATGAAATCCTGCAGGCAAAAAAACGCGATCGTTAG
- a CDS encoding hybrid sensor histidine kinase/response regulator has translation MSEPSKLQREIIWKLSQHTAAPDVLPPRKPFPEHGAAETNPGTTRVSAFRPAIAGAGLLASAAIVAIGLEENLLLLPIGLAIAGIAGTALLLSDWRRSRRSMGTISERAGDRAWEAREASMSGFAIHDALGDMAILRDARGVILETNETFRALAGAPAPEGQRCEALGLELRPAGTSGRYTVEIMTADGPRSFDWHDVLIREAETGTLRIVSVGRDVTDNVSAARSSEAALRRVEAESQAKSHLLATVSHEIRMPLSGILGMSDLLDQTRLSAQQANYLAGMRQSGHDLVQLVDDLLDCASMEVGRFALRPTRQALRPLVESVVEMLSHRAHAKGIEIASTIAADVPDTLQIDGPRLKQVLFNVVGNAVKFTTTGGVLVSCAEQQGALVLRVTDTGPGMTPDDQSRIFDAFEQAGDTASKAGGTGLGLAISRRIIRAFGGDITVSSRLGSGSLFEIRFPLTASPTPLATARTRTLATSRVLLVAPKGPASEALAATIETLGGRCRIASTIEQASHFLKIATDTGSEERLTDIIVDHRCAALFRRICDDRPDLETMPLRRTYLVNPEERIQQPLHQTDGFHAWLIRPLRERSLVAVLKGQLKGIEVRDAINDNRPVLRDVVDATPVPVALAVQTVLLGEDDPVNAAILRSTLERVGYTVRHVVDFAAMGDILDQGLSNAAGEGQAPKILITDLNMPHGDGLTMLRRLRFSERSTDGASRLPVIVQTSDRRPETHRELLEAGADAVLAKPADPKSLIELVARLIAG, from the coding sequence ATGAGCGAGCCGTCGAAACTGCAGCGCGAGATCATCTGGAAACTGTCGCAGCACACCGCCGCGCCGGATGTACTTCCGCCACGCAAACCCTTTCCGGAGCATGGCGCCGCTGAAACGAACCCCGGCACCACCCGCGTCTCCGCCTTTCGCCCGGCCATTGCCGGCGCCGGCCTTCTCGCTTCCGCCGCCATCGTCGCGATCGGTCTGGAGGAAAATCTCCTCCTCCTTCCCATCGGGCTTGCCATCGCGGGCATCGCCGGAACGGCCCTTCTTCTTAGCGACTGGCGCCGCAGCCGGCGCAGCATGGGCACAATATCCGAACGGGCCGGCGACCGCGCGTGGGAGGCCCGCGAAGCCAGCATGTCGGGGTTCGCAATCCACGATGCGCTCGGCGATATGGCGATCCTGCGCGACGCCAGGGGCGTTATTCTCGAGACAAACGAGACCTTCCGGGCTTTGGCCGGCGCGCCTGCGCCAGAGGGACAGCGTTGCGAGGCGCTGGGGCTCGAACTCCGGCCCGCCGGCACCTCCGGTCGCTATACGGTCGAGATCATGACCGCAGATGGCCCGCGATCTTTCGATTGGCATGACGTGCTGATACGCGAGGCGGAGACGGGTACGCTGCGCATCGTCAGCGTCGGCCGGGATGTCACCGACAATGTCAGCGCGGCGCGCAGCAGCGAGGCGGCGCTCCGGAGGGTCGAGGCCGAAAGCCAGGCGAAATCCCACCTTCTGGCAACCGTCAGCCACGAAATCCGCATGCCGCTGTCCGGCATTCTCGGCATGAGCGACCTCCTCGACCAGACCCGGCTGAGCGCGCAGCAGGCGAACTATCTCGCCGGCATGCGCCAGTCCGGCCACGACCTCGTGCAGCTTGTCGACGACCTCCTCGATTGCGCCTCGATGGAAGTCGGGCGGTTTGCCCTGCGGCCGACGCGCCAAGCCTTGCGGCCTCTGGTCGAGAGCGTCGTGGAAATGCTGTCGCATCGTGCCCATGCGAAGGGCATCGAGATCGCCTCTACGATCGCCGCCGACGTGCCCGACACGCTGCAGATCGACGGTCCCCGGCTGAAGCAGGTCCTGTTCAACGTGGTGGGCAACGCCGTCAAGTTCACGACGACCGGCGGCGTCCTTGTCAGCTGCGCCGAGCAGCAGGGCGCACTCGTACTGCGCGTGACCGACACGGGACCCGGCATGACCCCCGACGACCAGTCACGCATCTTCGACGCGTTCGAGCAGGCCGGTGATACCGCCTCGAAAGCCGGCGGAACGGGCCTCGGCCTTGCCATATCGCGTCGTATCATCAGGGCTTTCGGTGGCGATATCACTGTCTCCAGCCGCCTCGGCAGCGGCAGTCTCTTCGAGATCCGCTTTCCCCTGACGGCATCCCCCACGCCGCTGGCCACGGCCCGTACCCGGACGCTCGCCACCTCCCGCGTCCTTCTCGTCGCGCCGAAGGGTCCGGCCTCCGAAGCGCTGGCCGCGACGATCGAGACGCTCGGCGGTCGCTGCCGCATCGCCTCGACCATCGAGCAAGCCAGTCATTTTCTAAAGATCGCAACGGATACGGGGAGTGAGGAACGTCTTACCGACATCATCGTCGATCACCGCTGTGCTGCCCTCTTCCGGCGGATCTGCGACGACAGGCCGGATCTTGAAACCATGCCGCTGCGGCGAACCTATCTCGTCAATCCGGAAGAGCGCATCCAGCAGCCGCTGCACCAGACCGACGGCTTCCACGCCTGGCTGATCCGCCCCCTGCGGGAGCGCTCGCTGGTGGCGGTGCTCAAGGGGCAGCTGAAGGGTATCGAGGTTCGCGACGCGATCAACGACAATCGTCCGGTCCTCAGAGATGTGGTGGACGCCACACCTGTGCCCGTAGCGCTTGCCGTGCAAACCGTGCTCCTCGGCGAGGATGATCCGGTCAATGCCGCGATCCTGCGCAGCACGCTGGAGCGCGTCGGCTACACCGTGCGCCATGTTGTCGATTTCGCCGCCATGGGCGATATCCTCGATCAGGGATTGTCGAACGCCGCGGGCGAGGGGCAGGCGCCGAAGATCCTGATCACCGACCTCAATATGCCCCATGGCGACGGCCTGACGATGCTGCGCCGCCTGCGCTTCTCCGAACGGTCGACGGACGGCGCATCGCGGCTCCCCGTCATCGTGCAGACGTCGGATCGCCGCCCGGAAACACACCGCGAGCTTCTGGAGGCGGGCGCGGATGCCGTCCTCGCGAAGCCCGCCGATCCCAAGTCCCTGATCGAACTGGTCGCCCGATTGATCGCCGGCTAA
- a CDS encoding GNAT family N-acetyltransferase, with protein MSVPVASPTIVRSRPPREAAPASDVLGRIGPLETRIARTASEIDAAQALRYKVFVEEMGARVPAGAALIGRDIDGWDAVCDHLLVLDTALPGQSEAQIVGTYRLLRQDVAAAADGFYSASEFLVDPLIARHPGKRFMELGRSCVLPSYRTKRTVELLWQGNWAYALKHGIDAMFGCASFPGTVPEHHALALSFLYHTVPASGEWQVKARPELYRVMDLMPVEAIQARAALSAMPPLIKGYLRIGAMVGDGAVVDEAFRTTDVLVVLPITNIAGRYLNYYGADATRFAL; from the coding sequence ATGTCCGTGCCCGTCGCGAGCCCGACCATCGTCCGTTCGCGTCCGCCGCGCGAAGCGGCGCCGGCCAGCGACGTGCTCGGCCGCATCGGGCCGCTCGAAACCCGGATCGCCCGCACGGCCTCCGAAATCGATGCGGCTCAGGCGCTGCGCTACAAGGTGTTTGTCGAAGAGATGGGCGCCCGCGTGCCGGCCGGTGCCGCCTTGATCGGCCGCGATATCGACGGCTGGGATGCCGTATGCGACCATCTTCTGGTTCTCGATACCGCGCTGCCCGGCCAGTCCGAGGCGCAGATCGTGGGGACCTACCGGCTGCTGCGCCAGGACGTGGCGGCGGCTGCCGATGGCTTCTACTCCGCCTCCGAATTTCTCGTCGACCCGCTGATCGCCCGTCACCCCGGCAAGCGCTTCATGGAGCTCGGCCGCTCCTGCGTCCTGCCCTCCTATCGCACCAAGCGCACGGTGGAGCTTCTCTGGCAGGGTAACTGGGCCTATGCGCTGAAGCACGGCATCGACGCGATGTTCGGCTGCGCCTCGTTTCCCGGTACCGTCCCCGAACATCACGCGCTGGCCCTGTCCTTCCTGTACCACACGGTGCCGGCAAGCGGCGAGTGGCAGGTGAAGGCGCGGCCGGAACTCTACCGCGTCATGGACCTGATGCCTGTCGAGGCGATCCAGGCCCGCGCCGCCCTCTCGGCCATGCCGCCCTTGATCAAGGGATATCTGCGCATCGGTGCCATGGTCGGTGACGGTGCCGTGGTGGACGAGGCCTTCCGCACGACCGACGTTCTCGTCGTCCTGCCGATCACCAACATCGCTGGCCGCTACCTCAACTACTACGGCGCCGACGCCACCCGCTTCGCTCTCTGA
- a CDS encoding NADP-dependent malic enzyme, producing MANERKARAGGTAVTDQEALDFHSQGRPGKLEITPTKPMATQRDLSLAYSPGVAVPVKAIAADPAKAYDYTTRGNMVAVISNGTAILGLGNLGALASKPVMEGKSVLFKRFADVDSIDLEVDTEDADTFINCVRYLGPSFGGINLEDIKAPECFIIEQKLREIMDIPVFHDDQHGTAIIATAGLINALELTGRDLKTTRLVCNGAGAAAIACVELIKSLGFAPENVIMCDTKGVIYQGRTEGMNQWKSAHAAKTDRRTLEEAMDGADVVLGLSQKGAFSEAMIRSMAPRPIIFAMANPDPEITPEEVASIRDDAIMATGRSDYPNQVNNVLCFPYMFRGALDVRATTINEDMKIAAARALASLAKEDVPDDVAAAYQGNRPRFGAQYIIPVPFDPRLISSIPVAVAKAAMDSGVAQKPIADLAAYGDQLSMRRDPIASTLARIYERVRLAPKRIVFTEGEEVPMMRSALAYANQKLGTALLLGREDRMRETAAREGIDLDRPGIQLVNARISDRTAAYTDYLYARLQREGFLFRDAQRLINHDRNHFAACMVALGDADGMVTGITRNYSTALDDVRRCIDAKPGHRVIGVSIALCRGRTVLVADTAVHDMPSSEELADIAVQAAGLARRLGYVPRVAMLAYSTFGHPQGERSERVREAVKILDRRRVDFEYDGEMAADVALNMKVMEQYPFCRLSGPATVLVMPAFHSASISTKMLQELGGATIIGPLLVGLDKSVQIVSLTAKDSEIVNMAALAAYNAG from the coding sequence ATGGCAAACGAACGCAAGGCCCGCGCAGGCGGAACGGCCGTCACGGATCAGGAAGCGCTGGATTTTCACTCGCAGGGACGCCCCGGCAAGCTGGAGATCACGCCGACGAAACCCATGGCGACCCAGCGCGATCTGTCGCTGGCCTATTCGCCTGGCGTTGCCGTTCCCGTGAAGGCCATCGCGGCCGATCCGGCGAAGGCCTACGACTATACGACGCGCGGCAACATGGTCGCCGTCATCTCCAACGGCACCGCCATTCTCGGTCTCGGCAATCTGGGCGCGCTGGCCTCCAAGCCGGTCATGGAAGGTAAGTCGGTTCTCTTCAAGCGGTTTGCGGACGTCGATTCCATCGACCTCGAGGTTGATACGGAAGACGCCGATACCTTCATCAACTGCGTGCGCTATCTCGGCCCCTCCTTCGGCGGCATCAACCTGGAGGATATCAAGGCGCCGGAATGCTTCATCATCGAGCAGAAGCTGCGCGAGATCATGGACATTCCGGTGTTCCACGACGACCAGCACGGCACCGCCATCATCGCGACGGCCGGCCTGATCAACGCGCTGGAACTGACCGGCCGCGACCTGAAGACCACGCGGCTTGTCTGCAACGGTGCGGGTGCTGCGGCCATCGCCTGCGTCGAGCTGATCAAATCGCTCGGCTTTGCGCCCGAAAACGTCATCATGTGCGACACCAAAGGCGTGATCTACCAAGGCCGCACCGAGGGCATGAACCAGTGGAAGTCGGCCCACGCCGCCAAGACCGACCGGCGGACGCTGGAAGAGGCGATGGACGGCGCCGACGTGGTGCTCGGCCTGTCGCAGAAGGGCGCCTTCTCGGAAGCCATGATCCGCTCGATGGCACCCCGGCCGATCATCTTCGCCATGGCCAATCCCGATCCGGAAATCACGCCGGAAGAGGTTGCCTCCATTCGTGACGACGCGATCATGGCAACCGGACGCTCGGACTATCCGAACCAGGTCAACAACGTGCTCTGTTTTCCCTACATGTTCCGCGGCGCGCTCGATGTGCGGGCCACGACGATCAACGAGGACATGAAGATCGCCGCGGCCCGGGCGCTGGCAAGCCTTGCCAAGGAAGACGTGCCGGACGACGTCGCGGCGGCCTATCAGGGCAACCGCCCGCGCTTCGGGGCGCAGTACATCATCCCCGTCCCCTTCGATCCGCGCCTCATTTCATCCATTCCGGTTGCCGTTGCCAAGGCGGCGATGGACAGCGGCGTGGCGCAGAAGCCGATCGCCGACCTCGCAGCCTACGGCGACCAGCTCTCGATGCGCCGCGACCCGATCGCCTCGACGCTGGCGCGGATCTACGAGCGCGTGCGGCTCGCACCGAAGCGGATCGTCTTCACAGAGGGCGAGGAAGTGCCGATGATGCGCTCGGCGCTGGCCTATGCCAACCAGAAGCTCGGCACCGCGCTGCTGCTCGGCCGCGAGGACCGCATGCGCGAAACGGCGGCGCGCGAGGGCATCGACCTCGACCGCCCCGGCATTCAACTCGTCAATGCGCGTATTTCCGACCGTACCGCCGCCTATACCGACTATCTCTACGCCCGACTTCAGCGGGAGGGCTTCCTGTTTCGCGATGCGCAGCGGCTGATCAACCATGACCGCAATCACTTCGCGGCCTGCATGGTCGCACTGGGTGACGCCGATGGCATGGTGACGGGCATCACCCGCAACTATTCGACGGCGCTCGACGATGTCAGGCGTTGTATCGACGCCAAGCCCGGGCACCGGGTGATCGGCGTGTCGATCGCGCTCTGCCGGGGCCGCACGGTTCTGGTGGCGGACACGGCCGTGCACGACATGCCGTCGTCGGAAGAGCTTGCCGACATCGCGGTGCAGGCCGCGGGCCTTGCGCGACGCCTCGGCTATGTGCCGCGCGTGGCGATGCTCGCCTATTCCACCTTCGGGCATCCGCAGGGGGAACGCTCGGAGCGGGTCCGGGAGGCCGTCAAGATCCTCGACCGGCGCCGCGTCGATTTCGAATATGACGGCGAAATGGCGGCCGATGTCGCGCTGAACATGAAGGTGATGGAGCAGTACCCGTTCTGCCGCCTCTCCGGCCCGGCAACCGTGCTCGTCATGCCGGCGTTCCACTCCGCATCCATCTCGACCAAGATGCTGCAGGAACTCGGCGGCGCTACGATCATCGGTCCGCTGCTGGTCGGCCTCGACAAGTCCGTGCAGATCGTCTCGCTGACCGCCAAGGACTCCGAGATCGTCAACATGGCGGCACTGGCGGCCTACAACGCCGGATAA